The window CTTTTTGCAGAATAGcgtatattttgtttatttacatttagggACAGTTTGTTTGCTTTAAACCATTCATTAATACTACTCAGTTCTTTTATTTTACTGCATTGTAAAATTTCGTTGATGTACTCTTCATTTTTATCATCGGACAAAGAATCATCGACAAACAACCAATCTAGGTCGTTGTTGCTATCTGAAATACCTGAATACATTAaaaccactttaaaaaaaacacaatagcttttttacataaattttcgtgtttaagaaaccctgtcgtcttaattcgtctcaattcgtctccggattttaccgcagcgtctcgattcgtctcaattcgtctcaaTTTGTCTTAAAATACTCTGttccactttttttattctgagaCGAATTGACAAAATATCGTCTCCTGATATTTATGAGACGACTTTTAAATAGTCTTAATACACCTATCTCGAGaccatgagtcatactttttttaaactcgtaaaatatgaataccatatttgaattcagcataatagtttgtttaatttatgtgtaaaagtttaacttgatacgccaacagaaagtgctattttgaggagatatatatcacagttaaagtcttcttaatgctcaagttaccatgtcccgcctcgttttcaaaaagaggttggacatgccacaaatctttataaaactcaacagaaaaagttgcggcacatcaaaagaataagtctcgggaaaggtgtatttcaattaagaacaaaacgagacgattttttttaaacttttttgaattataGCGTCTTGTTAATGGGACGAAATTTGTGGACGATGAGCTACGGTGCATTGATTGttgaatataaaatatatactaaATATAAATGGTTTTCTAGCGTCCAAGCCATCCATGAAGCTAATACTTCATCGATTTTTTTTGTGAACGTCCCATCGATTGGTATACTCTTACACTTTGTTGAGACAAGAGCCACTTAAATACAACATTATCTACATCGGCGTAGTTGCTTTCTCTTACTTTTTTCGATCGTACgatgttttttcttggttttTAATCCAAGTTGAAACAGTGTTATTTTGAACCCCTAATTTCATGCAACATCTTTATATCGAATGTCTTTTTTCCGAGTCCTTATAAGCCTAAAAATTATTAGCTAAGATTTTcacacctagctagctagctttcttTTGGCGGCCATTTTGAAAGAACAAAAATACCAAAATAGAACTTTCAAAATGGAACATTTTATAATcttgtctctttaataatagccgtattccgtctggctgtttgtgcgcgagaaaaaTCTTGtactacggaaacacgaaatgtgcgATATACAAAGGACGGGcggcccgtggatttttccacaggctaccTGCTagttctatattataatatccgTATACGTGTGTCCGTCCGTCACGAAAAATGGTAGATTAGCTGcgtaagtagcgagacgcacgcagtgcggtataaaaaggacgggtgaacccgtggatttttccacgggctaacgactagttttgcAAACATTCGaaggaaagttcgagataacaaGTGGAACACGTTTGCTTAAAAGGTTATGACACACACTCCACAATCCCGATGTAAATAACTCCATGTAAATGCAATTAAAATTCATAAAGTCTCATTTTGGGTCCATGTAAAGGCTACTATAATGTCTGAACCTGAAACCTGAAACAAAACTTTTATTCCCTCGTCAGGTATCAACCGCACAATCACCCATCCTGACAGTTAATTTTGccaagttttttgttttcttgtcgttatattttcgatatttttaTGTACATCACTGTGTAAATAAATGGTTAAGTTTTATGCTTTAAAACTTGATATAGACATAGCTGTAATAGTAAACCGCTAGTATAAGATGCCAGCTCGTTATTTGCAAAACGTGAATGTTCTGGAAATAATTGTCAATCATTATTGCTGGATGATTACAAATTTCGAGTCAAcacaaatttttctttcacttgCTTGTGTAATatcattttcttatattttatatttatgttttatttttttattaattttagttttGTATCAGTTTTAGTTTTAAAGAAATCAGGGAGGGTGGCCCATGCAACTACCAATCAACTCAACATAAATTTCATTTACTCCGTCCTTGCTGTCtcaagtttcatttttttttctgttatcaGATTTGTTACATGATTATtgtgtgtttttataaaaatcaacgAAAGAATTATCGCCATAACAGTCGTTGAATGTTCACACAATTTTGCCTATTTTTTGAATATGTGGGTTCCAAGAAAGCGCAGCCATAGTTAAACGTCCACGAATCAAAAATCTCATCGTTCACTGCTTGACTAAGATCATTAAAATGGGACGTTTTTATTCAGGAGGTCAGCATACGGCACTAGATCCTTTAGTTTATCCCCATTTTGACCTTAAGACAGTCTTGCAGTGGCGAACtaaattttcaaactttttgctTAATTTTAGTTTCTTGCGTATTGTTCAACTGTTTGCGTTGTTTTATTGTCTCGGGTAACGTGATAAGCAGGTTAAGAACTTGAACTGGCGCAAGTTAAATAACATTCCAAATATGGATTTTTGGTTAAGCTTTTCTTCAAAAACAAACATGCATAAATGTAATATCTTGAATACTCCAATTTAAAACACATATGTGAATGgtgcaaaaaactttttatatatatatattaacgtCTATTTTTTGAAATGTTGTTTCTCTTTTTGCTTGACAGATCCCCCGCAATGGTATTAATGTCTTGTTCAAGTTTGGAAAGTTCAACAAAATCTTTTGTCAGTTCTGAATCCTCTTGGGAGCTGTCATTTTCTATTGGTAGACCCGGATTCAATTCACGTTTGTCACCTACAATATTTTTGGTTTCACTTCGTTTTGGTTTGTGATTCACAATTATGGCCTTCTTTTCTCCTTCTGTGGAATCGGTAGGTGCTAGATCGTCACTGTCATCTAAAACATACGAAGTGATCAATTTCAAATACGAAGTGATCAATTTCAAATACGAAGTGATCAATTTCATATACAAAGTGATCAATTTCAAATACGAAGTGATCAATTTCAAATACGAAGTGATCAATTTCAAATACGAAGTGATCAATTTCAAATATGAAGTGATCAATTTCAAATACGAAGTGATCAATTTCAAATACGAAGTGATCAATTTCAAATGCAAAAATAAAGTGCTTGGACATCAGCAATATGCTGATGTGCTTAATATTGAGTATGTCTCTTTAAACAATGCATTTTCAATTTATTGATTCAATTTGGTCGCTAAATTTTCAGATCACGTTTCGCGCCTTTTTAATAAGCACGGTGGATATAAACATATCGAGTCTTAAATTGCATTAAATAATAAGCATAGCATATCCCAAGGCCGAAATACATTTATAATACCTCAGTAAACACCTCAGCAAACACCTCAGTAAGTATGAACGAACGAACTTAAAGGATATAAAGATTCGGTTTAagtgataaaaaaactttttaaccgTACACGTTGTTCATACTAATTTTATCACATTCCCTCAAGTCAGGTTATCTGTCTGTTCCAGGTAacgtttaaaacaaaattgttaAAAGTCTTAGTTTTAAAATAAGCCCGTCATAAGAATATTTTGAGATTTAAATTCTGAAAGTGATAAGCAAGATTGAAGCTTATGCCAATTAAcctgttgcttataaaaaagtgcaACTTATTGAATTCTTATAAATCATTCTTACCGCTATCTTCAGGGTCAGCATTCAAATCATTATATGAAAGATTAGGAGGCTCTGGAGCTTGATTCGTGTTGTCATTATTATCACTGCCAGCAATATTCCCTTCATCATTATTTTGAGAGCTAACATCAGCCGCTGACCCATCAGTGACGTCGGGAGTGTCTGTGGGCGCATTTTCGTCTTCTGAAGCGTCCTGCTCTGCACCATCTGTTGCATCTGTTGGTGTTATGTCATCTAAACCATGATCAAACGAACTAAGGGTACACGTTTTTGTAATCAGACTTTAGGTTTTGATAAGAGTAGAAACTTTTTGCCCTCAAATTTCTTAGCTGGTTGCTTAGTACCTACTTTTTTACATTGTACACTCAAAGAAATTCTCTAAAGCACactatttaaaaattgatataTGTTACTTCTGACACTATCATCAAAGTTCAACTAGAAAGATTGCTAAGAAGGAGGGGGGGGGGTCAATGCAAGACCTAAAGGTTGCTATACTTCTGGATAAATGCTTATAAAAAGGTATAATTTTCCATGTCTTATCTGGCGACATTTTACATCACGATAAATCAAAAGAAAGATATTTACAACAACGCTGTGTTCATCACAGGTTTAAAATTTTGGTTTATCGACTTTTTCCTCGATTGACCTTTCTGTAACAGCACTGTCCCCTAACTAACCCGCTTTATGAAGGTTTAGTGTCTCTGCAAGGTATAAATCTTGAAAAGTAGTACCTCTTGATTATTGGAAAATCCGTTGGTGCAACGGATCGGTTTTTAAGAAgtataatattttaatcaatATTTACTAAACGATCTGCGTTTTTCACTCTTTAGTTTCGTCGCTATAATTTTTCATATCTCTTTTAGATAGCAAAGTTTTCAAATTCTAAGTTTTCTAGCTTGTTTTACCCTCTTTACTGAAACCTCGACTTCTTTTACTTCACAAAAATTATAATGGAAGTTTAATGATAACTATTATTTGTTTCTGAAGATTCCCTAATTTGAGATGCGCTATGCTAAAGATTTTCTTACCATCATCTTCCTCATCTCCATCAGAATCATCATCATTATTGTCATTGTTGTTAAAGGCGTAATTATTCACATCAAAATCAGCATTATTCATTGCAACCTCGTTCTTCACCGCTACTTGTTTTCTCAGCTGTTGTGTTGGTATAATTTGCTTGCTAGATGCTTTAATTGGATCAGATATTTTACCGACCAGAGGACCCTGATCATCAGCACTAGGATGGGGATTAGTGTATGGTAATTCCCGCTTGTTCGCTTCCACGTGCGAAAGTGTTTCACTTTTAGAAAGGTGTCTGTTTAGGGTGTTCTATAACGGAATAACACATTTTCAACATCAGCTCCTTTTTCAAACGGCTACATCAACCCAATGTATAAAGATTTAATTAAATGGCTAAAAagacaaaattttataaattaacaTATATCCAACAATCTGGATAAGATATAGATTTAAAGTTTACACAGAGAGCTGTTTCGCATTTAGTAGTTGGCTTTCCACGTAATTGTTGTAAGACTGTTGGGAAACATGGCTGTCGCAGAAACGAGAACatatattttcaataaaattgtAGCTTTGACTAATTAACTAAGTTAATTTAGGTAAGATTaagcagaaaaaaattgataaaaaacacCAATGAAGACTGATGAAAGGATTGGGCGTAGAAGTATACCTTTTTCAGTTTAAAAGATCGTCTTTTTCTCACAACAGACGTTGCTGAAGTCGGTTTGATCAAGAACTTTTTTTGTCCTTTCTTCTGTTTGTCCTTTACATAGATTTCCGCTGTAGCAGTAACTGTCACATCTCTTGCATACAAATCTTTTGCCAATGTGTTTTTGTTGATGGGGCCTGTCGTGGAACAAGAAAGTTATTTCACCTGCTATCAACAACTCACTTGCCTGGAAAggcatttttaactttaacagTAATCCAAGAATAATAGTAATACCTGCTGAGATAGATAAGAAAGAAGCTAAAGCTATATATACAAGTGTTAAAATATACATGGTGAAACCAAATGCACCAGTTTACTGTGCTTCAGCCATATTGCCTCTATCTAAAATACAGAATATAATTCCATTACTGGCTACAATGTTGTGGCTTTCGATAGGTGAAAGAATAGCTGGAAAGGAATTCAGATATTTGCCTTTACTGTTTGAATTTCGAACGTTTTTGCAATATACAAAACAGAAGTGAATTACAATTTCCGGTATACTTGGGCATACCTTTGCAACGTCTTCGCGTGAATTTGATATCTTCATGTAGCCAACTTTCTGTATGTTTGTATAAAGTTATTAGAAAGCTACTCAAGCGTTACGTTTGTTACCTCCACAACCAGGCGCAAATGTTCTgatataaaaatgaataaactttTCATTCCAATCTCACCAAAAGCTTTAATCTTGATgcgttttttgtaaacaaaaaatgagACATTAGCACCAGTGCATATTAGGTGAACCACCTTGAAGAGTCTGGATACGAGAGAGAGAGGGAGTGCTTTCAAAATATAGTATACTTTTATGATATTTTTGTGCGCCAAAATGGCTACCCAAATCACATCTAATATTCTCGCAGAGCCTTTACGCGAACAATGGGTTGAGCATTTCTTTCCTCGTAAGTTTGGTGTGCGCGTGccttttaagaagtcgatgatAAAAACAGCCCGTCCTGagaagaagttaaaaatttacattaatattttttatacaatttgAATGTGCTGATTTcctattgaaaatttttaaattataaccgTGTAAACGGTCAACGTAAAGCGCACCTGTTAAATTCCCTTTGTCCATCTCCTTCCTGATTTCCTCTGTCAGATAGAGTGTGGCTAATTCGGTAGATCGTTTCTTCCTGTATCCGTATTGGTTGggtgttaaaatttcattttcttcaagATAGCTCACAAGTTGAACATAAACAGCTCTCTCCATTATTTTAGATATGACTGGTATCTATCGGTCGATAGTTTGACATTTCATCCATTTTCCCACCCTTGTGGAGTGGGATGACTTTCGCCAACTTCCATTCAGTTGGTATGGTGGCTGTTTTTAGCGACAAGTTGATGATGAACGATAAGGGACTTGATAACGCTGTGGCTCCGTCTTTGTCTTTCAAAAGTCCTGATGGTATTTGGTCATAACCTGTAGCTTTCTTGCGCTGCAACTTCTTCAGCTGACTTTCAACAAATACATTTGAAACGTAAGTGAACGCAAAAACAGAATTCGTATTTTCATTCACTTGACGATGTCGTTTTCCTGTTCAGTTAAGAAGGATTAtcataacagtaataaaaggtaACAGGCTCTGTAACATATTTCCATAAATAACTGCAtttatttagcataagaattaagcattgtgttgcagccaaacagCGTATTTCgctacttttactttttatcAAGAGCTAACTAGATAACACAActttggctaggataaaaaactGTTGTACCAAACGGAGTAGTAATAACTAAGGGTAGCTAGCTAGACCCttaaaaatcttcgttcctagccaaaaatccttaaaatggtgcgtttaagatttcTTCATCTCATGGCTAAACAATATATTTATTCTAACATGTAAGAacatacagaaaacaaatattacaaattaaaaagctgttagaagataaaaagtttaaatagaGTTAGAAAACTATCACTGACCACGATCACTTTCAAAACTAGAATGGCCATCGTCATCATGTTGGCATCTGCAAGCCacgaaaatcttggattggtgTTTCAAAGAATTgggcgttttgattggtatactACGTGCGAGCGATCAAAACAAAGCAAGTAAAATTGCCAGTAAAACTgtcctatttgttttctgtgtttCCTGAACGAAATTGGTGATTGAGATCACGGGGGTAATTCTTACTTAAAATGGCGTATATAAATAATGCGTTCATTTTAATCacctaatttatttatttaataaacgttggtaaattaaaataaagaaataaagtaACTTCTTGAttatattttaatcaataataagattttcgattaaacaaccccctggtttttaaaaatcgcggaaaatcaaaaaaatattggtagccattttgcgtgacggacagacgtatacaggtattataatatagatgaaaaGTGTTAACAGAATGGTATAAATACATTTGTAGCAAAGCAATACAATAGTTAAAACCTCAAAATGAAGATACAGATTGTTATGTATGAAGATGACGATTGGAATATAATAACTTGTGAACAATTTCATTTTCAATGAATGATTACTTAATAATTTACcaataaaattctttaaaatttactcTCGTTGaaaatttttcgaaaatgctgatggtgcatggtttgataacagttgATCTGaaaaaaagtacatttaaaaataagaaacaagaatacaattttaccaggaACTTTAAATTTGAAGTGAGAATTTATTAAAGATACatatcaatgccatgtgatgcacaaggtatattatatataaatatatgcatataaatttagtcaagctggctttcgATATCATTGTTAACAAGTAACATTTTAAGCAAGCGATACATGATTTTCAAACCTGAGGAcaatacaggatttattttgtcgaaatcgatttattgaattgaacaaatttgattgtttattatccttttttgattttgaggaaatttattggtcattgttttgtttgacaaattCAAGTTGAACATATCTaacttttgaaatttcaaattgaattcaacaagttgaaacaaaaaagggtAAATGCAAACacacaattaataaatttgtcaaatttaataaattgatgGTCTTTTcatgagatttttaaaatcaagtcttttctaagaaatcttagaacAATATAT is drawn from Hydractinia symbiolongicarpus strain clone_291-10 chromosome 8, HSymV2.1, whole genome shotgun sequence and contains these coding sequences:
- the LOC130655858 gene encoding germ cell nuclear acidic protein-like, coding for MYILTLVYIALASFLSISAGPINKNTLAKDLYARDVTVTATAEIYVKDKQKKGQKKFLIKPTSATSVVRKRRSFKLKKNTLNRHLSKSETLSHVEANKRELPYTNPHPSADDQGPLVGKISDPIKASSKQIIPTQQLRKQVAVKNEVAMNNADFDVNNYAFNNNDNNDDDSDGDEEDDDDITPTDATDGAEQDASEDENAPTDTPDVTDGSAADVSSQNNDEGNIAGSDNNDNTNQAPEPPNLSYNDLNADPEDSDDSDDLAPTDSTEGEKKAIIVNHKPKRSETKNIVGDKRELNPGLPIENDSSQEDSELTKDFVELSKLEQDINTIAGDLSSKKRNNISKNRR